The sequence below is a genomic window from Candidatus Poribacteria bacterium.
TCCGAATGCGCGTGGTTCCGTCGTCGGGGGCTGGATCATGCGGTTTCTGTGTGCGCGGCGACGGCGCGTACGAATCCGGCTGCGAGGTCCGATTCGAGCCCGGTGACCGGCGTGTGCAGTTCGGCACTCCAAACGGCGGGCAGCCCGGCGAACGCACCGACGCCGCGATCTCGCACGTCTCCAACCTCGACGCACCGTTCGACCTGGATATCGTCGCCAAGGGGGACATTCTCGACGTATGCATGGACCGCCAGCGAACGATGGTCACGAGGCACGGGGCGGTCGGTTCCCGCCTGTTCCTGTTCGCATCCGACGCGGATGTCGCGTTCGAGTCGGTCGATGTTCGCCCGTTGGCGGTGGGAACCTGACTCGCGCGGACCCTCGCTTCTGTGGAACCGTTCCATTGCCGGTCGGTGCCCCGCGTGGTACGCTCTTCACGACAGCGACGTGCCTCCAGCGGCGGGAACCGTTGAGGGCGTCGTCGCGTACCGAAGGGAGCTCGCGTGGCGGACATGTTCGAGATACGGAGCCGCATCGAGGCGCGGGAACGCGCGATCCTCGTCGGCGTCGAGTGGGAGGACGCGGCGTTCGCCAAGCCGGACGCCGGGGCATCCCTCGCCGAGCTCGCCGCCCTGGCGCAGACGGCGGGAGTCGATGTCGTCTGCGAAGCGCTCCACCAACAGGGCGCTCCGACTCCGGCGACCCTCATCGGCAGCGGCAAGGCGGAGGAGCTCCGGCGACTCAACGAAGAACTCCGCGCCGAGGTCTTCCTCTTCGATGACGAGCTCACCCCCGCGCAGATGCGGAACCTGGAACGCCTGTTCGACGCGAAGGTCATCGACCGGACGGATCTCATTCTCGACATCTTCGCGCAGCGCGCCCGGACGAAGGAAGCCAAGCTACAGGTCGAGCTCGCCCAACTGGAGACGGCGCTGCCCCGTCTGACCCGGCACTGGACCCACCTCTCGCGGCTCGGCGGCGGATCGAGCGTCAGCGGCGGCGTTGGAACCCGAGGGCCCGGCGAAACCCAACTCCAGATGGATCGCCGCTGGATCCGAGGTCGGATCACCCACCTGCGCCAGGAGCTCCGCGCCGTCGTGCGGCACCGCGAAGTGCAGCGCAAGGGCAGAGCCGACCTATACAGCGCCGCGTTGGTCGGTTACACGAACGCCGGCAAGTCGTCACTCCTGAACGCCCTGACGGGCACGGAACACGTCCATGTCGAGAACAAGCTGTTCGCCACGCTCGACCCGACGACGCGTGCCCTCCCGCTTCCTGAAGGGCGTATGCTCGCGCTCACCGACACGGTCGGCTTCATCCAGCGGCTTCCTCACCGGCTCGTCGCGGCATTCCGAGCGACGCTGGAGGAGGTGCTCGAAGCGGACTTGCTCATCCACGTCGTCGACGTGTCCCATCCGGGAGCCCTGGACCAGATCGCCGCTGTGGAACAGGTTCTGACGGAGCTCGGTGGAGCGTCCATCCCGACGCAGATGGTCCTCAACAAGGCGGACCTCCTGCCCGATGGCGACGACGCGATTGCGAACTGCCGCGAGCGATTCTCGGAAGCCATCGCCGTCTCGGCGCGAACGGGCGTAGGGCTGGATGTCCTGCGCATGGCGCTGTCTCGGCGCGTCGCAGCCCGCGAGACCGAATACTTCTTCCGCCTCTCCCATCGTGACGGCGGGCTCCTGTCGTACCTCTACCGCCACGGGTCTGTCGAGACCGTGGACTATCAGGAAGCCGCGATCCTCGTCCGCGCGAGCCTCGATCCGAAGTACGTCGCTCCGCTCCAGGCGTTCGTCGTTCCGACTCCATCCGGCACTTGAGCATGTCCACGTCATCGATTGTCTTGCGCATTCGAGCGGCGCGTCTGTCCCTGGGCATCGGCATCGGGA
It includes:
- the hflX gene encoding GTPase HflX, which produces MADMFEIRSRIEARERAILVGVEWEDAAFAKPDAGASLAELAALAQTAGVDVVCEALHQQGAPTPATLIGSGKAEELRRLNEELRAEVFLFDDELTPAQMRNLERLFDAKVIDRTDLILDIFAQRARTKEAKLQVELAQLETALPRLTRHWTHLSRLGGGSSVSGGVGTRGPGETQLQMDRRWIRGRITHLRQELRAVVRHREVQRKGRADLYSAALVGYTNAGKSSLLNALTGTEHVHVENKLFATLDPTTRALPLPEGRMLALTDTVGFIQRLPHRLVAAFRATLEEVLEADLLIHVVDVSHPGALDQIAAVEQVLTELGGASIPTQMVLNKADLLPDGDDAIANCRERFSEAIAVSARTGVGLDVLRMALSRRVAARETEYFFRLSHRDGGLLSYLYRHGSVETVDYQEAAILVRASLDPKYVAPLQAFVVPTPSGT